From a region of the Candidatus Neomarinimicrobiota bacterium genome:
- the dnaK gene encoding molecular chaperone DnaK, with product MGKIIGIDLGTTNSCVAVLEGGEPTVITSPEGGRTTPSVVAFTKDGERMVGQPAKRQAVTNPENTVFSIKRFMGRNFEEVGTELEEVPYKVSQKAGGGLVIEAGDNQYSPPEISAMTLQKLKQMAEDHLGTSVEEAVITVPAYFNDTQRQATKDAGKIAGLNVRRIINEPTAASLAYGIDSKKEEKIAVFDLGGGTFDISILELGDGVCEVKSTNGDTHLGGDDFDQRIINWMADEFKKSDGIDLKKDPMALQRLRESAENAKKELSSSKQTDINLPFVTADASGPKHLNLNLTRAKFEDLVDDLINRTVDPCIKAISDAGLSAKEIDEVILVGGSTRIPKIQEKVKEIFGKDPNRSVNPDEVVAVGAAIQGGVLAGDVDDILLLDVTPLTLGIETLGGVRTSLIERNTTIPSKKSEVFSTAADGQTTVEIHVLQGEREMALDNKTIGRFHLDGIPSAPRGVPQIEVSFDIDANGILNVNAKDKATGKEQSIRIEASSGLSENEIDKMVQDAKKNESEDQKKREDVDVHNQAEQLIYQTEKNLEEFKEKLDDAEADPLKAAVEKLKNAHKASNLDDIKSSIDEVNQLWNAIATKMYDDSKKESPSQDEEPDKKSKDKKDGEIEDADFEVVE from the coding sequence ATGGGTAAAATTATAGGAATTGATTTAGGAACAACAAACTCTTGTGTGGCTGTATTAGAAGGCGGAGAGCCTACAGTAATTACAAGCCCGGAAGGCGGGAGAACCACTCCGTCCGTCGTCGCATTTACGAAAGATGGAGAACGAATGGTTGGTCAGCCTGCAAAACGTCAGGCGGTTACCAATCCTGAAAATACCGTTTTTTCAATTAAGCGATTTATGGGTCGGAATTTTGAAGAAGTCGGGACGGAACTCGAAGAAGTTCCATATAAAGTATCCCAAAAAGCTGGTGGCGGTTTGGTAATTGAAGCTGGGGATAACCAATATTCTCCACCCGAAATTAGTGCAATGACGCTTCAAAAATTGAAACAAATGGCTGAAGATCATTTGGGAACCAGCGTGGAAGAAGCCGTTATTACGGTCCCGGCTTACTTTAATGATACTCAAAGGCAGGCTACGAAAGATGCCGGAAAAATTGCCGGACTCAATGTTCGTAGAATCATTAATGAACCCACAGCAGCATCGCTTGCATACGGAATTGATAGCAAGAAAGAAGAAAAAATTGCCGTGTTTGACTTAGGTGGTGGAACCTTTGATATTTCCATTTTAGAGCTTGGCGATGGCGTATGTGAGGTAAAATCTACTAATGGCGATACACATTTGGGCGGCGATGATTTCGATCAACGAATCATTAACTGGATGGCAGATGAATTCAAAAAAAGTGATGGAATTGATCTGAAAAAAGATCCAATGGCGCTCCAGAGATTAAGAGAATCAGCGGAAAATGCTAAGAAAGAATTGTCAAGCTCGAAGCAAACGGATATCAATTTACCGTTTGTTACTGCAGATGCTTCTGGTCCGAAACATTTAAATTTAAATTTGACGCGTGCGAAATTTGAAGATTTAGTTGATGATTTAATAAATCGAACAGTTGATCCTTGCATCAAAGCGATTAGCGATGCTGGTCTTTCCGCAAAGGAAATTGATGAAGTCATTCTTGTTGGTGGATCCACACGCATCCCAAAAATTCAGGAAAAAGTAAAAGAAATTTTTGGAAAAGACCCTAACCGAAGCGTAAACCCAGACGAGGTTGTAGCTGTTGGTGCTGCCATTCAGGGTGGCGTGCTTGCAGGTGACGTGGATGATATTTTGTTGTTGGATGTCACTCCACTGACTTTGGGTATTGAAACTCTTGGAGGCGTAAGAACGTCTTTAATTGAAAGAAATACTACCATCCCATCAAAAAAGTCAGAGGTCTTCAGCACAGCTGCAGATGGTCAGACTACGGTGGAAATTCACGTTCTTCAAGGTGAAAGAGAGATGGCATTGGATAATAAAACCATTGGAAGATTCCATTTGGACGGAATTCCCTCTGCTCCAAGAGGTGTGCCACAAATTGAAGTATCGTTTGACATAGATGCAAACGGAATTCTAAATGTGAATGCAAAGGATAAGGCTACTGGTAAAGAACAAAGTATTCGGATTGAAGCATCCAGCGGGCTTTCTGAAAATGAAATTGATAAAATGGTTCAAGATGCAAAAAAGAATGAATCAGAGGATCAGAAAAAACGCGAGGACGTAGATGTTCATAATCAGGCTGAACAGTTGATTTACCAAACGGAAAAAAACCTTGAAGAATTCAAGGAAAAGCTTGATGATGCAGAAGCTGATCCTCTTAAAGCTGCTGTTGAAAAGCTCAAAAATGCACATAAAGCTTCGAATCTTGATGATATTAAATCCTCAATAGATGAAGTGAATCAGCTTTGGAATGCGATTGCAACCAAGATGTATGATGATTCGAAAAAGGAATCTCCCTCGCAGGATGAAGAACCTGATAAAAAATCGAAAGATAAGAAGGATGGAGAGATAGAAGATGCTGACTTTGAAGTCGTAGAATAA